The stretch of DNA ctaaaccctaagcCCGTTCACTAGACACATCCCGAGAAGGGAGCACCCAGAATggctgagggcgacgcgcttgGATGGACTGTGGGTcggagcgcgcgcaggcaggcagCATTTATTCGAAGACGCTTGCAGCCAGCCTTGAACGCTTGCCGCTCTGAGTTGGCTAAATGCGAAGGAGTGGTCAAAGAATTTGAATAACAGTGTGCTAGGCGAGCATGAGTACGCATGTGGAGAGGCACCGCTGAAAGCTCGCGTGGCGGAGAGCGGGTTTCCCCTACCTTGTAAAGGAGGCAAAACTTCGTCTGCGAGCGAACTGCTGTAGAGTCATCTTTGGAGACACTCATACGCGCCGTCAGAGGCTGACAGCACACACCTGTGCAGATATTTCGGGGTCAGCGGCTGAAACAGAGTCGGTCAGCACTCCGTCCACCTTCTCAGGAGCCTTGGATTCGTGTCTGCTCTGTGCtgtcctgcgccgctgcgggtTCCAGGTTCGCAttctggcggcgcgcagcctgccTGTCCTCTTGAGCAACGGAGACAAAGTGCTGGAAGGGTCGGCGCCGGGGAACAGACACTTCGCCGAGTTCGTCGATCGCTTCCCCAAGCCGTCCTACCTCTTCGCAATCGTGGCGGGCGAGCTCGCTTCAATCAGCGAAGACTTTGTGACGCAGGTGAGACGAGCTTctggagagagagccgcgaagCTGCTGTCAAACCGCAGATTTTACTCACGCGCTGACGCCACTCGGTGGCGGCTTTTTCACGAACGTCccttctgcgtgtgtgtctcgatttatgtatgtatgcaccTTTCTTTCTATATGCGTAAGTTAGTTTTCACGCCTCCACGGCCAGACCTGCTCGGAATGTCGTGTTTGTCTGGGAATTCGGGCGGCAGCCTTTTCTCGCCTGGCGACGCCTTCACTTTTTCTCACGTGCGACGGGAGTGCTAGTAATCGGCTAGTATCTGCGCCTGCACGTGTCGGCTCATGACGTTTTTGTTATTGGGCAAGCTTCAGCCAGGAGCGCTGGTTCACAGCCGAGCGTCCACCGTGTGCGCGTGGGTGTGCGTCGCAGTCTGGCAGGCTTGTGAAGGTATCGATCTACGCAACGCctgagaagaagaggaattTGGGTTgggcgcttcgcgcgcttctgAAGGCGATGAGGTGGGACGAGGAGCGATTCGGCCGCGAGTACGAGTACAGCGAGTTCAGGGTGGTCTGCGTGGACTCGTTCAACGCGGGCGCGATGGAAAACACGAGTCTGAACATCTTCGTGTGcaagctcctcctcgcggacGAAGCGACTTCTACGGGTACCCACGcaggctggcggaggcgcgtcggTCGCCagagggagggcgcgcgtCGGGGGGGGGTCAAGTGTTGAAAACCCGGGGAACTCGCGGCGAAACGAGACTACAAAGGTGTTGGCCCCCAAGTGCCGCCTCTGTAGGGCTGTGAACGGGGAGGCATGCGAGCGGACACCCTGTACAAGTTTGAAATGCAAGGGAAGAATGCAGTCGCGTGCGAGGAGAGGGGCGCTCGGGTTTATGCGTCTCGAAGGACAGTGAGGGCTGCTTGCCTTTTTGCATTCGCTGGATGCGCAGATGCAGACCACAAACATGTGCTCAATGTCATCGCCCACGAGTACTTCCACAACTGGACTGGCAACCGCGTCACGTGCCGGTGAggctttttttcttcgaGTTTTTCGTCCCTTCCCAGGCCGGGGTTTTTCCTCTGCTCACAATGGTGCCCGCTTGCTTCTCCCTGTACTcgtccgtcgccgcctctttACTCCTGTCGCTTTTGgttgctctcttcttccgctttaGATGTGAGTCCGCTCTGAGCTTCGTCTTCCTGTCGTGCCGTTGTGCATTCGCCtccccgccttcgcgcgcatcTCAGGTTGTTCTGTGGCATCCCTTCGCCATCGCTGaacttcctccgcgcccgcgagcgtctcGTTACCATCCTCCTGCTTCTTCGTGTATTTgacggcgcggcttcgcggcatccgccttcctccctccATGCTCGCGCGGAGTCCCGCGACCCTGCGTGCAGTCATATCCGCGGCAAAAAGCGCATGAAGAGCAAACGTTCCAAGTCGTTCGTTGTGTtttcgcagccggcgccgctgtgtTATCTCATCCTGTGTCCGGCCCGAGCTGCATCGCCGTGTACCTCTCGCCCGCAGGTCACCATAAGATGCGCGCATACTGAGAAAAGTAGACTGAAAGACACCCGATAGCTAGGTCGCCGCGCACGTCTGCGAGAGTCGCACTCTCCGGCAGAAATCGCGTCGGGTGGGCGTGTCTTTGCAGGGATTGGTTCCAACTGACGCTGAAGGAGGGCTTGACGGTATTCCGCGACCAGCAGTTcactgcggaggcgacgtcGCGTCCGGTGCAGAGAATCGAAGACGTTCAGACGATCCTCTCCGCTCAGTTCGGCGAAGACAGCGGCCCGCTGGCACACCCCATCCGCCCGGACTCGTACCAGTCCGTCGACAACCTCTACACGACGACTGTCTATGAGAAGGGCGCAGAGGTCGTTCGCATGTAAGCAGAccgctggcgcggcagccgcctacgcagagaaaggcgaATGTACGCATGCGGGGATGCACCAACGCGAACGTGTATAGACATAGATATGATATATATTtgtttatatatgtatatatcaatatctatatacatatgcgaGCGCCTTTTCTGTGTCCGGCTCTCCCGGTCTTTTTGCGCATTGGGGGGCTGCTGATATTTTTCAGCCTTTGCGATCGGCGtttcgtgtgtgtgtgtgtgtcgggCGTTTCCTTCCTCTACTTTCGCGTGCAGGTATCAAACGATTCTCGGCGAGCAAGGCTTCCGCAGGGGCATGGATCTGTATTTCCAGCGACACGATGGACAGGCAGTCACCTGCGACGACTTCCGCGCGGCGATGGCGGACGCGAACGGGCGCGACTTCTCGCAGTTCGGCCGTTGGTACTCCCAGGCGGGAACGCCGGAGGTGACGGTGGTGAGCTCGAGCTacgacgccgacgaccgCGAGCTCGTGATCACACTCAGCCAGCGGACCCCGCCCACGCCTGGTCAACTGACGAAGCGCCCGCTCCACATTCCTGTCGCGGTTGGCTGCATCGGCAAGCAAAGCAAGCTCGACGTCCTCACTCCGGACGCGACGCAGGTGAGCGAAAAAATCTGCATGCATTGCGCCTAAAGACGCTGATACGCCCCGCGGCACACACGCCAATGTGTTCGCGCGCCTCTATGTGTGCGGCCGTCCCTCGGATTCTCGATGCAGACATGGGGGGACGCGAGTCCGACAACCAAGCCTTTAGAGTCATACTTACCTACACTTACGTGTGCCCGTAGCCCCGAGTTTTACGGACTCAATGACAGTCTGGAGTCCTACAAGCATTCGCGACGCAGGGACTTGCTGTTCGTGTGAAGACTCGCGCACTGCGGTGGCGAGCAACCTGCATATGGATACGCAAATATACGCACATCGCGTATGCACAGATATTATCACGTATCGGTACGTGTGCATCCATGTGGAGATGCGTATGACTAGAGTGGAAAGGTAGTGGGTTGTTGTTTGTTGTGTGGGCTCATTTAGGTTTTGGAGTTGACGGAGGAACTTCAGACGTTCATTCTCGCAGACGTCGAGGAGGACTGCGTTCTGTCAGTGCTGCGGGATTTTTCGGCGCCTGTCAAGCTCGTTTTCCCCAGCCAGACGCGCGACGACCTCACGTTCCTGATGGCTCACGACTCCGATGCGGTGAACAAatggcgggcggcgcaggcgctgtcgctggacgtcctgcgcgcgcggatcGCGCAGTTTGAAACGCGCGTCGCGAACGGGGCTGCCCAGCGCGACTGGGCGATTCGCAACGACTTCTTTGACACGCTGCCAGACAGCTACGTGAGCGCGATGAAGACTATCGTGACCGCCCCCGAGCTCGAAATGGGTCACGACATCAAGGTGAGGCATCGGCAGTCGCGAGAGCCAAGAGCTTTGCACCTTCTGGTCTCGTCCAGGCAGCGGTGTTTGCCTTtgttcgctctctgcgttgAGCTGTCGCGCGTCGGCCGTTCGTTCGTGAAATCGATCGGCGGCACCGtctgcgctctctcctctcgcgcggcaggcgctgacGCTGGATCTgcccgacgcaggcgaactCGAGCTCGAGGTGGAGGTGATCAACCCCGAGGCGatcgacgcggcgcgcgtgtcaGTCCGCAGAGACATTGGTCGGGTGCTGAAAGCGGAACTCCGCAGGCTCTACCGCGCGCTCACGCTGCCACCAGGCACACCCGAGTCTGCGGCGGACACCTCCGACTGGGGGCGGTAGGAAGACAAACAACACAAAACGCGGACGGAAGAGCCTAGACTCGCACACACAGGGTTCGCCGGGGATGCCGGCTGCCACCCCGTGCGTGCCTCTGCCTTCAGACGTAAATTCACACGTCTTTGCCTAGAAAAATTCATACTCCCCAGCcaatgtgtgtgtgtattcGTGGTCGGGTGTGGGGCTCAGCGGTGCAGGGGAGAGGGAaattcaaagataattccATTCAAGAGAGTTTTAGCTAAACGACATGTGcagagtcggaccaactttcacgcacgacgataattacccgacaaggatttacctacctttggaccgtcataatacagccgccaGGGTCAGgtgccgcgaggcgacatATGGAGATGCTGCAGGGTGTAGGGTTCGCGCTTGTCtctcgagcgaggcggagcgtTGTCTCctggccgcggaggacgctaAATGCTGGAGCGGCACTTCGGCGTCTCAGGCCCCCAGGCCTCCCTGCGCGACTGTGTGTATTGTATTTGGGCCTGCGTGGATCTCGCAGAGCCTGGCTGGGTGTCGTGTGTTCAGCCGCCGACTCCGAAACGTCGTGctggccttcctcgctggcgagcgggacggcgcagctgcgcagctcgccctgAGGCACTTTGACGCCGCCTCGGTGATGACCGACAaagtcgccgccctccgcgtcctcacACATATCCctggcgaagagaaggaacgcGCTTTCGCTCAGTTCcacagagacgcagcgggtgagaaagccgcggcgcaccaGCAGGACTTGACACGCTGCGGAAGCACGCGTCGGCGTGTGCGCGTTTGCTCAGGCCGCAGACAAACGGCGAAGAAGTTACTACAGACTCAAGACTTGCTAAATTGAGATGCAGCCAAGCGGCGGCAAGCGTCCTCGTGGAGGATCGTGTACCTGCACATGCATCCGCGGCGCACATGTGCAAGCACAGAGATAAATACAAACTTCTACTAAAAGTATATCTGCCGTTTGCGCTTCGTGACTGAGTTccagcgcgtcttcgcgggcgtcgcgggcgacggTTCGCGAAGGGGGAGAGTCcctttcttctgcgcgcgtggCTCTCCGCGTTGCGCGCTATGATCTTTCTcttgcgggcggcgcggcggcgggttcggcgtcgcggagTTCCTCTGAAAGCTCTCGGTGAtgtctgcggctgcttgcAGGCAACAAACTCCTTCACGACAAGTGGCtggctctgcaggcgctgtcGAGCGCGACCgacacgccggcgcgcgtcgcgtaCCTAGCGCACCACGCGGACTTTGATCGCTTCCGGCCGAGCGCCGTGTACGCGCTCTTTCGCGTGTTTTccagcgcgagctgcgccttTCACCAAACGGACGGCGCGGGATACGCAGTGCTCGCGGAGTTCATCGAAGAGATCGACCCGCACAACCCCACCGTCGCCGCGAACCTCGCAGAGGCCTTTTCCAACTGGCGGCGCtacgaggcgacgcgccgagaCGCCATGAGGGCGACCCTCGAGTCCCTTCGCGCGATCCCAAACATTTCGCCCGCGCTGGAGGAAGTCGTCGAGAAGGCGCTCGCTCCAGCGCCCGAGGATCGCGAGTGAGCCGCTCAGCGAGAGGGAACGCCCAAACAGAGGAATAcagccgaagaggagggccGCGGGCTCCctccagcgacgccgcgccgcggcagagacaagagagagagaccggcggagaggacggcggcgacacgcgcgaCGAAGTCGATCGGCGAGAAGcaccgcgcagctgctcggcGAAGACCTCCGCATCCTCccgcggacgaagaggacaTGCGAGCCAGACGCGGGGTGCCGTGTCTCCGGTTGAGCTGTGTCGGAGTCAGCACGCCCACAGGGCGTAGTCCAAGCAAGTCGCTCTGCGCTCTGCAGGGGCGTCGTGCGTTGCGAGAGACACCTGCCTCTTTTTGGAGGCCTcagacagagaggccgctTTCTGGTCGATGCTCCCTGCTGCCGAGAGTCGCGTCCAcatgcgtcgccctcgcggcagcGACCTGTCCAGCACGCGTAGATACACTCTTTTCGAAGTGCAAGTCTCCAGAATTTCACAAAGTACATGGGCGACGCTCGTGAGATGATTTATAGGAAAGACAGTTTCTGCGTTGCgcctttctccgcgcgcgtgcgcatcGCCTCCCTCAAATGCAGGATTTCAGTCGTTTCGCGTCGTACGCCGCTCGCGTTTGCTGGCGTCCTCCCGACTGCCTTATCGGTTCCTTGGAACCGCTTGCGTCGCGAGTTTTGCTCGCTTGCCCAGGTTCGTGGGGACCTGAAGCTCGACGACATGCGCTTGTCATCTCGAGagttagggtttagggtctgGCGTCTCGTCGTGATATCCCTTCCGGCGACTGTCGCGGCCGGTTGCAACGAGGGGCGTcttcgcgtgtgtgtctccgccgcgtcgtcgtcgtggcTCTGCTGCGTTCGCCTGCATGCGGGGCGGAGCCCGGTCGGTCTCACGCGGCACACTCCCCAAGCTCCAGACCCAGAGTGAACTGCACTCCGCATGTGGACCGGTCAGCcgtgtcgcggcgcgccgcctttgAGCGGCCGCAGTGCCTTTTCATTTCAGCACCTTTTATTTGCTGACATCGCGCTCGCGAACGCAGACGATGGGCGCTCTCTGGGGTCGCTTCTTGGCCTTGGCGATTTGACGCTTTCGTCTGTTTTTCTCAAGTTGTGGCGTTTCGAGTGCAGCGTTTTCTCGAAAGGCAAGCCTCGTGGCACCGAGTGCGGCGTGTCGCCCGCCGCTTCGGCCATTTCCACCCTGTCGCGTTTAGTCTTTTGTTGTTTCCGAGTTCCGCGGCTCTTCTGTGGGGTAGCGGCCTC from Besnoitia besnoiti strain Bb-Ger1 chromosome V, whole genome shotgun sequence encodes:
- a CDS encoding putative aminopeptidase n (encoded by transcript BESB_062160), whose protein sequence is METAALLRSPQGGVPGCSRAVPHRLCGSLLLGVLLAFLSCVSIDKGLLRSEKGCAAGLVRGVFASSGPEETPGDEKQPTGLKRLDYTPPDFFVEHAYVEVDLNDDDTTVTSLLTLHRRAGAELRDLVLDGDSNLVVGSVALGATVPTDAASEGVSEGDARVQYSRTEDNGLVIPAGLLPETASERFVLKTVVSVNPKANLALSGLYKSGDIFVTQNEPAGFRRITFFLDRPDVLATYRVRILAARSLPVLLSNGDKVLEGSAPGNRHFAEFVDRFPKPSYLFAIVAGELASISEDFVTQSGRLVKVSIYATPEKKRNLGWALRALLKAMRWDEERFGREYEYSEFRVVCVDSFNAGAMENTSLNIFVCKLLLADEATSTDADHKHVLNVIAHEYFHNWTGNRVTCRDWFQLTLKEGLTVFRDQQFTAEATSRPVQRIEDVQTILSAQFGEDSGPLAHPIRPDSYQSVDNLYTTTVYEKGAEVVRMYQTILGEQGFRRGMDLYFQRHDGQAVTCDDFRAAMADANGRDFSQFGRWYSQAGTPEVTVVSSSYDADDRELVITLSQRTPPTPGQLTKRPLHIPVAVGCIGKQSKLDVLTPDATQVLELTEELQTFILADVEEDCVLSVLRDFSAPVKLVFPSQTRDDLTFLMAHDSDAVNKWRAAQALSLDVLRARIAQFETRVANGAAQRDWAIRNDFFDTLPDSYVSAMKTIVTAPELEMGHDIKALTLDLPDAGELELEVEVINPEAIDAARVSVRRDIGRVLKAELRRLYRALTLPPGTPESAADTSDWGRRRLRNVVLAFLAGERDGAAAQLALRHFDAASVMTDKVAALRVLTHIPGEEKERAFAQFHRDAAGNKLLHDKWLALQALSSATDTPARVAYLAHHADFDRFRPSAVYALFRVFSSASCAFHQTDGAGYAVLAEFIEEIDPHNPTVAANLAEAFSNWRRYEATRRDAMRATLESLRAIPNISPALEEVVEKALAPAPEDRE